From the genome of Sporomusa sphaeroides DSM 2875:
TCCTGATTTGCGGAACAGGCTCCTTCTGGGCAATTATCCTGGGATTTGTTGTCGGGCTGGGAATAGCATATCCGGCAATGATGTCGCCGCAGGCTTCCTGGTATGCCGAATTATTTGACACAGATTTCCGCTTGTCCGGCTTTGCCTTTTCCCGTGAATTAGGCTCCATACTGGCCGGCGGACTGGCACCGTTTATTTGCACGGCACTATACAGCTGGAGCGGGCACTGGTGGCCCATTGTAGTGTACATGTGCGTGTTAGGTGTAATTACTTTAGTGGCTTTGGCTATGGGGCCGGAAACTGTCCATAAAAATATCGAAGATAATCATCAGACAATTACTCAATAAGGGCAGTATGTAAACAAAATCAGAACAACCGTTGATGGGTCATTTTCTCGGAGCCAGCAGGAATGATATTTCTGGTTGATCTACTATAAAGTAGACTTAGCTTCAGGTGGGGTTTTAACCCCATCTGAAGCTAAGTCATCGGATAATTTGATTCTTAAACGTCCGTTTATACGGGCGTTTTTTGTTATACTAACAGAAAGGATACATTTCTTAAGAGCAGGCTAAAGGCGGCACCTGCTTTCACCGTCGCCAAAGGCGGCACCTGCTTTCACCGTCGCCAAAGGCTTGGAGCAAGTCGTATTTTCTTTATGAAAAAGGTATTGATTTTATCCCCCCCGGGGGGATAAAATATAAAGGGGAGGATATTATGGAAAAACATACACATTCTCATCAAAAACAGGTTGTGAACCGGCTGGCTAGAATTGAGGGGCATATTAGAGGGATTAAAGAAATGGTTCTGGCAGAACGGGATTGTCCTGAAGTATTATTACAAATTGCTGCTGTCAGAAAAGCGCTTGATAATACGGCTAAAATTATTTTAAAAGATCATCTGGAGGATTGCCTGATCCATGCCGTTAATGAGGGCGAACAGGAAAAATTCCTGGCCGATTTACAGGAAGCACTGGATCGTTACATCCGGTGACGGGAGGAGGATTTATGAGTTTGTTTAAGGTAGCACCACTGGTTGTGGTTTTGCTGGCTATTCCATCGGTAACCTATGCGCACTCAGGTACTGTGTTTAAGGCCGTTGTCAACTATATTCCGCTGGCTTTAGCGTTAGCTTCTGTTTTTTCACGGCCGGTAGTTGAACTGGTGAAAAAAATCAGGGCGATTTTCATGAAAAAGCGTGACTAAGTTCAGACCAGAGGCCCGATAATGCATGACGGCGTTTCTGGCACAAATCGAAAGCAAAAAGTAAAAGTTGTATTGGCGCTTGCCGTGCCTACTGTCATCGAAAACTTTTTGCTGACCATTGTCGGCTTTGTCGATACCTTTTTTGTAGCGCAAATCGGTTTGCATGAAGTTGCGGCCGTCGGCATGACTAATGCTATTGTAGCAATTTATATTGCTGTATTTCTGGCAATGGGAATTGGCACGTCTTCGCTGATTGCCAGGTGCATGGGGGCTGGGGAAGTAGATAAAGCCAAGGCAATAGCACGGCAGTCAACCTGGATTGCCGTGGCTATCGGACTTGTTTTTGGGTTAATTACCTTCCTTTTTGCTGAACCTTTGCTGCGTTACATGGGCACTGAGCCTGATGTTTTAGCTGCAGGGGTCGTTTATTTTCAGATCGTAGCCATTCCGTCTGTTTTCCTTTCGCTCATGACGGTTTTCGGAAATATCCTGCGAAGTGCCGGTGATACTAAAACTCCCATGAAGGTGGGTGTATGGGTAAACCTGATTCATATTGGCCTGGACTATATATTGATTTTTGGCCTGGGAGGCTGGGACGGCTGGGGAATTACCGGAGCTGCCTGGGCAACAACCATTGTTCGGGTAATCGGAGCGGCGGCGTTATACGTCTATCTCCAAAAATCAGCGGTATCCTTTCCCTTGTTCCAAGGAGCATCCAGTGAATTTACCCTTCCTTTGCTGAAGCTTTCCGGCCCGGCGGTTATTGAGCGTCTAATCATGCGTCTGGGGCAATTGTTTTATGCAGGCTTGATTGTGCGGATTGGCACAGATGTTTATACCTCCTTTTTGCTGGCAGGAAATATTTCATACTTTTCATTTATGCCAGGTTATGGCTTGGCGGTCGCCGCCACAACGCTTGTGGGCAATCACGTAGGAGCAAACCGCAAAAAGGATGCTTACCATTATGGGAAGGTAATCATGTGGATTGCCGTTATTTTCATGGGTTTTATCGGCGTGTTGTATTTTGCTTTTTCATCTATCGCCGGTTCCTGGTTTACAGCAGATAAAAATGTAATTGAAATGGTGGCTATTGGACTTCGGATTGATGCGTTTGCCCAACCTTTTATAGCAGTCAGTTTGGTTATTGCCGGTGCGCTGCAAGGTGCCGGTGACACGAAAAGTCCGATGTACAGCACCATCATAGGTATATGGGTAATTCGCGTTGCTGGCATTTATGTGCTATGTTTGTATCTGGATATGGGCATTGCGGGAGTATGGCTGGTCAATGCTGTCGATTATGCCCTTCGTTCCGTCTTTTTGCTCTACAGGTTTAGAAGAATCATGCAAGTGTCCGCTAATCATTGACATATCTTTCATATGGAAGATATGGATAACCCCTCCCGTCAGACTGACTGCGGGAGGGTTTATTTTTCCAGGAAGGCAACTTAATTCATAACCTGGTATTGACATCCAGAAAAAATTATATTAGAATCAACTTCAATAATGATAATCATTATCAAATTGATTTTAGGGAGATGTGATTGCTTTATTATGTCGCAAAAAACGTGGAAGCTTTTAGGACTGATAATGACATTCTTGATGATGACACTGCTCGGAGGTTGTTCCGCCGGTGACAAAGCTGCCGGAGAAAAAAAAGAACTGGTCTTTGCCAACTTCCGGGACATCCGGGACTTGAATCCTCACTTGTATAGCGGGGAAATGTGGGCGCAGAATATGCTGTATGAATCGCTGGTGATGAATACCGAGACAGGAGTGGCTCCCTGGCTGGCGGAGAAATGGGATATTTCTGCCGATGGAAAGGTTTACGACTTTCATTTGCGTAAAGATGTCAGCTTTTCTGATGGAGAAAAGTTTAATGCCCAGGCTGCCAAACTGAATATTGATGCCATTCTGGACAACCGGGACCGCCACACCTGGCTGGAGATGGTCCGGCTAATTGACCGGGTGGAAGTGGTGGATGAATACACATTGCGGTTTGTGCTGAAAAGCCCTTACTACCCTATGCTGACTGAATTAGCGGTAACACGGCCTTTCCGGTTTATTTCGCCGAAATCAATGAAAGACGGGCAGACGAAAAATGGTGTCACCGCTTATGTGGGAACAGGCCCGTGGGTGCTGACCGAGCATAAAACAGATCAATATGCAGTCTTTACGGTGAATCCCCGGTACTGGGGCGCAAAACCAAAAATTGAAAAAGTCACTATGAAAGTTATTCCTGACAATCAAACCAGGGTATTGGCGCTGCAAAAGGGTGAAATCGATTTGATTTTCGGGAAAAATATGATTGATGCCGACTCGTTTACCCAGTTAGGTAAAGATAACAAGTTTGAAGCGGTGATGTCCCAGCCGTCTTCCACCCGGATGCTGCTGATGAATACCACCAGCGGTCCGTTGCAAGACCTGCGGGTTCGTCAGGCTCTGGAGCACAGTATCAATAAGCAAGGAATTTCCGCAAATATTTTTAACGGCAGTGAAAGTGTTGCCGATACGCTGCTGGCTAAAACGGTGCCTTATTGCAATATTGATTTAAAACCCTTTGCCTATGATGTAAGTCAAGCCGAGCACTTGCTGGAAGAAGCCGGCTGGCAAAAGACCGCAGGACAGAAATATCGCCAAAAAGACGGTCAGGCCTTGCTGATTAAGACCCATTACAACAGCAACAGCGCCCTGGAAAAAACCATTTCCGAGTATATCCAAAGTGAACTGGCAAAGGTTGGTGTTAATCTGGAGATTGTCGGGGAAGAGGAGCAAGCTTACCGGGACCGGCAAAAGGCTGGTAATTTTGACATCATCTTCAATATTTCCTGGGGTACGCCTTATGATCCCCAATCGTCGCTGGCAGGCATGAAACTGCCGGTGTATGGCGATTATTATGCGCAGCAGGGGCTTAAGGATAAAAAGGCTCTGGATCAGGCCATTACCGATGTACTTATTTCAACAGATGAGACGAAACGCCAGAATCTGTATACTTATATCCTTACAACTTTACATGATGAAGCCGTCTATATACCGCTGACATATGAGCGCAACCGGGCGGTTTACACTAAAAATCTCAAAGGCGTCACCTTCAACCCCTCCCAGTATGATATCCCCTTTGAAAAAATGTATTTCGGCCAGTAATAGCTGCTGCAAAGCAGGCGCTTAGTTGCTGGCAAGAGGAGGCTGGACAGACCCCAGCCTCCTCATTTTAGTTATTAACCATGAAACTTTACGGGAGGTGAGCGTGCGTTGCGCAATTACCTGATAAAAAGATGTCTGGCGCTGATTCCGCTGCTGTTGGCTGTGTCGTTTTTATCTTTTGCCCTGATTGCCATGGTGCCGGCAGACCCGGCCGAGGTGGCGCTGCGGGTCAACGAAATAGTGCCTACCCCGGAAGCAGTAGAGGCGCTACGGGAAGAGTTAGGTCTTAATAAGCCATTCTTAATCCGGTATGGCGACTGGCTGTGGAAAGCCTTGCATCTGGATTTTGGCAAGTCTTATATCAATGACCGTCTGGTGCTTGATGAGATTTTGCGGTGTTTGCCGGCGACGCTGGAATTAGCGGCAGCCGCACTGGTGTTAGTGGTCGCGGTTAGTCTGCCGGTAGGTATTTTGGGAGCTCTGTTTGCCAACCGGGCTTTTGACCGGATCTTGCGGGTATTGGTTTTTATTGGTACGGCCATGCCGGGGTATTGGGTGGGGCTGTTATTGATCTGGTTTTTTTCAATCAAGCTGAATCTTCTGCCGACCAGCGGCAGCGGTAGTTTTAGTCACCTGATTCTGCCGGCGGCGGCTCTTTCACTGACATATATTTCTACCTATGTCCGGCTGATTCGCAGCAATATGCTGGAAAACATGCGAGAAAACTATGTTCTTTATGGACGGGTACGGGGCCTTAGCGAAAAACGGATTCTTTTGGCTCATGTCTTGAAAAACTCTCTTCAGACCAGTATCACCGCTATTGGCATGAGTATTCCCCAGCTGTTGGCCGGGACAGTCATTATTGAAAATATTTTTGCCTGGCCGGGCATCGGCCGGCTTTGTATTTCCGCAATCTTTAACCGGGATTATCCGGTTATTCAGCTGTATATCCTGTTGATGGCAGTGCTTTTTATACTTTGCAATCTGATTGTCGATATTATTCATCACAGTCTGGACCCGCGGTTAAGGGAGGGAAGATAAGCCGATGAGAGAGTTGTGTAACCGTCTGTTTCGCGATTATCTGGCAATGGGCAGCCTGGGGGTGATTGGGCTTACCCTGTTGGCCGGCTTGTTTGCCCCATGGCTGGCCTTGCACGATCCGAATCAAGTGGATGTGCTTCATAAATATGCGGGCGTCTCCTCTCAATATCCTCTGGGAGCAGACCAACTAGGGCGTTGTATCTATTCACGGCTGCTTTATGGCATCAGGACAACGGTTTTTTTATCTTTACTTACCATGGCGGCGACGATTACTGTGGGCGTTTTTTTCGGTTTGCTGGCCGGCAGTTTCCGAGGCTGGGTCGATGAAGGACTAATGCGCTTTGCCGATGTAATGCTGTCTTTTCCCAGCCAGGTGATGATCCTGGCCATTGTCGGCATGCTCGGCGTGGGGATCGGCAATGTGATTCTGGCGAATATTATTGTGAAATGGGCTTGGTATACCCGGATGGTTCGCAGCACGGTTCTTAAATATAGTCAAAAAAATTATATTCTTTTTTCGCGGGCTACCGGCAGCGGCAAGAGCTTTATTCTTTTTAAGCACCTATTGCCCAATGTTGCACCGGAAATTATCGTTTTGGCAACTCTGGATACAGGCTGGGTGATTTTGAATCTGTCGGCGCTGTCTTTTCTTGGTTTGGGTGTCCAGGCCCCAACCGCTGAGTGGGGGGCTATGCTGAGTGAAGCGCAGAAGGTGATGACCATTCATCCTGAGCAGATGCTGGCACCGGGACTGGCAATTTTGGCGCTGGTGGCAGCCTTTAATTTATTGGGAGACAGTTTGCGGGACGCACTGGACCCAAAGGAAGGGTGCAGATGAATATGATACTGAGTGTGCGTGATTTGACTGTAAGCCTGGTTGACAGGCCGGAAGTGCCGCTTGTGCGCGGAGTTTCTTTTGATTTGCCTCAAAACGCCTGTCTGGGCATTTTAGGGGAAAGCGGCAGCGGGAAGACCATGCTTTGCCGGGCTATTTTGGGGCTTTTAGATCAGCGTTTTGTTATAACCGGGCAGGTGAATTTTAAAGGACGTGAGCTTTTGCAGGCAAGCCCGCAGGAGCTGCGGGCAATGCGGGGCCGGGAGAGCTGCATGATTTTGCAAAATCCGATGACGGCTTTCGATCCTCTCAGCCGGATAGGCAGCCAGATGACAGAGACATTTCATACTCACCGGACGATGACGGACAAAGAGGCCCGCGAGCTGTCTTTGGCGGTTTTGCAGCGGATGCAGATCCGGGAGCCCGGGGAAGTGGTCAAAAAATACCCTCATCAGCTTAGCGGCGGGATGCTGCAGCGGGTGATGATCGGGATTGCTCTGGCGTTGGAGCCTGACCTGATTATTGCCGACGAGCCGACTACTGCCCTGGATTCGGTAACCCAATACGAAGTGATGGAGGAATTTGCCCGGATCCGGGAGCGGCTGCAAACCAGCATGATTTTTATTTCCCATGATTTTGGGGTTATCAGCCGGATTGCAGACCGGATTTTGGTGATGA
Proteins encoded in this window:
- the opp1B gene encoding nickel/cobalt ABC transporter permease; this translates as MRNYLIKRCLALIPLLLAVSFLSFALIAMVPADPAEVALRVNEIVPTPEAVEALREELGLNKPFLIRYGDWLWKALHLDFGKSYINDRLVLDEILRCLPATLELAAAALVLVVAVSLPVGILGALFANRAFDRILRVLVFIGTAMPGYWVGLLLIWFFSIKLNLLPTSGSGSFSHLILPAAALSLTYISTYVRLIRSNMLENMRENYVLYGRVRGLSEKRILLAHVLKNSLQTSITAIGMSIPQLLAGTVIIENIFAWPGIGRLCISAIFNRDYPVIQLYILLMAVLFILCNLIVDIIHHSLDPRLREGR
- the opp1C gene encoding nickel/cobalt ABC transporter permease; the protein is MRELCNRLFRDYLAMGSLGVIGLTLLAGLFAPWLALHDPNQVDVLHKYAGVSSQYPLGADQLGRCIYSRLLYGIRTTVFLSLLTMAATITVGVFFGLLAGSFRGWVDEGLMRFADVMLSFPSQVMILAIVGMLGVGIGNVILANIIVKWAWYTRMVRSTVLKYSQKNYILFSRATGSGKSFILFKHLLPNVAPEIIVLATLDTGWVILNLSALSFLGLGVQAPTAEWGAMLSEAQKVMTIHPEQMLAPGLAILALVAAFNLLGDSLRDALDPKEGCR
- a CDS encoding MATE family efflux transporter codes for the protein MHDGVSGTNRKQKVKVVLALAVPTVIENFLLTIVGFVDTFFVAQIGLHEVAAVGMTNAIVAIYIAVFLAMGIGTSSLIARCMGAGEVDKAKAIARQSTWIAVAIGLVFGLITFLFAEPLLRYMGTEPDVLAAGVVYFQIVAIPSVFLSLMTVFGNILRSAGDTKTPMKVGVWVNLIHIGLDYILIFGLGGWDGWGITGAAWATTIVRVIGAAALYVYLQKSAVSFPLFQGASSEFTLPLLKLSGPAVIERLIMRLGQLFYAGLIVRIGTDVYTSFLLAGNISYFSFMPGYGLAVAATTLVGNHVGANRKKDAYHYGKVIMWIAVIFMGFIGVLYFAFSSIAGSWFTADKNVIEMVAIGLRIDAFAQPFIAVSLVIAGALQGAGDTKSPMYSTIIGIWVIRVAGIYVLCLYLDMGIAGVWLVNAVDYALRSVFLLYRFRRIMQVSANH
- a CDS encoding metal-sensing transcriptional repressor, coding for MEKHTHSHQKQVVNRLARIEGHIRGIKEMVLAERDCPEVLLQIAAVRKALDNTAKIILKDHLEDCLIHAVNEGEQEKFLADLQEALDRYIR
- a CDS encoding ABC transporter ATP-binding protein, which encodes MNMILSVRDLTVSLVDRPEVPLVRGVSFDLPQNACLGILGESGSGKTMLCRAILGLLDQRFVITGQVNFKGRELLQASPQELRAMRGRESCMILQNPMTAFDPLSRIGSQMTETFHTHRTMTDKEARELSLAVLQRMQIREPGEVVKKYPHQLSGGMLQRVMIGIALALEPDLIIADEPTTALDSVTQYEVMEEFARIRERLQTSMIFISHDFGVISRIADRILVMNQGQAVEEGPKEKIFCHAEQEYTRYLVGTRAALMRKYHLALRGEDAKELKACATDG
- the nikA gene encoding nickel ABC transporter substrate-binding protein, giving the protein MSQKTWKLLGLIMTFLMMTLLGGCSAGDKAAGEKKELVFANFRDIRDLNPHLYSGEMWAQNMLYESLVMNTETGVAPWLAEKWDISADGKVYDFHLRKDVSFSDGEKFNAQAAKLNIDAILDNRDRHTWLEMVRLIDRVEVVDEYTLRFVLKSPYYPMLTELAVTRPFRFISPKSMKDGQTKNGVTAYVGTGPWVLTEHKTDQYAVFTVNPRYWGAKPKIEKVTMKVIPDNQTRVLALQKGEIDLIFGKNMIDADSFTQLGKDNKFEAVMSQPSSTRMLLMNTTSGPLQDLRVRQALEHSINKQGISANIFNGSESVADTLLAKTVPYCNIDLKPFAYDVSQAEHLLEEAGWQKTAGQKYRQKDGQALLIKTHYNSNSALEKTISEYIQSELAKVGVNLEIVGEEEQAYRDRQKAGNFDIIFNISWGTPYDPQSSLAGMKLPVYGDYYAQQGLKDKKALDQAITDVLISTDETKRQNLYTYILTTLHDEAVYIPLTYERNRAVYTKNLKGVTFNPSQYDIPFEKMYFGQ